A genomic window from Eriocheir sinensis breed Jianghai 21 chromosome 9, ASM2467909v1, whole genome shotgun sequence includes:
- the LOC126996016 gene encoding uncharacterized protein LOC126996016 isoform X1: MDDKMFNPSAAIVTNLAFTGSLVTYTPRSFSASVVDSGVFPMWYWCGGYPFTGSLVTYTPRSFSASVVDSGVFPMWYWCAGYPFTGSLVTYTPRSFSASVVDSGVFPMWYWCGGYPFTGSLVTYTPRSFSASVVDSGVFPMWYWCAGYPFTGSLVTYTPRSFSASVVDSGVFPMWYWYAGYPFTGSLVTYTPRSFSASVVDSGVFPMWYWCGGYPFTGSLVTYTPRSFSASVVDSGVFPMWYWCAGYPFTGSLVTYTPRSFSASVVDSGVFPMWYWCAGYPFTGSLVTYTPRSFSASVVDSGVFPMWYWCAGYPFTGSLVTYTPRSFSASVVDSGVYPMWYWCAGYPFTGSLVTYTPRSFSASVVDSGVFPMWYWYAGYPLPRCKTTFFFIEL; encoded by the exons ATGGACGACAAaatgtttaacccgtccgctgcgattgtcacgaatttggccttcactggcagcctggtaacttacactcccaggtctttctctgcctctgtggtggatagtggagtgtttcccatgtggtactggtgtggtggatatcccttcactggtagcctggtaacttacactcccaggtctttctctgcctctgtggtggatagtggagtgtttcccatgtggtattggtgtgctggatatcccttcactggtagcctggtaacttacactcccag gtctttctctgcctctgtggtggatagtggagtgtttcccatgtggtactggtgtggtggatatcccttcactggtagcctggtaacttacactcccaggtctttctctgcctctgtggtggatagtggagtgtttcccatgtggtattggtgtgctggatatcccttcactggtagcctggtaacttacactcccaggtctttctctgcctctgtggtggatagtggagtgtttcccatgtggtattggtatgctggatatcccttcactggtagcctggtaacttacactcccaggtctttctctgcctctgtggtggatagtggagtgtttcccatgtggtattggtgtggtggatatcccttcactggtagcctggtaacttacactcccaggtctttctctgcctctgtggtggatagtggagtgtttcccatgtggtattggtgtgctggatatcccttcactggtagcctggtaacttacactcccaggtctttctctgcctctgtggtggatagtggagtgtttcccatgtggtattggtgtgctggatatcccttcactggtagcctggtaacttacactcccaggtctttctctgcctctgtggtggatagtggagtgtttcccatgtggtattggtgtgctggatatcccttcactggtagcctggtaacttacactcccaggtctttctctgcctctgtggtggatagtggagtgtatcccatgtggtattggtgtgctggatatcccttcactggtagcctggtaacttacactcccaggtctttctctgcctctgtggtggatagtggagtgtttcccatgtggtattggtatgctggatatcccctcccaaggtgcaagactacatttttcttcattgaattgtag
- the LOC126996016 gene encoding uncharacterized protein LOC126996016 isoform X2 encodes MDDKMFNPSAAIVTNLAFTGSLVTYTPRSFSASVVDSGVFPMWYWCGGYPFTGSLVTYTPRSFSASVVDSGVFPMWYWCAGYPFTGSLVTYTPRSFSASVVDSGVFPMWYWCAGYPFTGSLVTYTPRSFSASVVDSGVFPMWYWYAGYPFTGSLVTYTPRSFSASVVDSGVFPMWYWCGGYPFTGSLVTYTPRSFSASVVDSGVFPMWYWCAGYPFTGSLVTYTPRSFSASVVDSGVFPMWYWCAGYPFTGSLVTYTPRSFSASVVDSGVFPMWYWCAGYPFTGSLVTYTPRSFSASVVDSGVYPMWYWCAGYPFTGSLVTYTPRSFSASVVDSGVFPMWYWYAGYPLPRCKTTFFFIEL; translated from the exons ATGGACGACAAaatgtttaacccgtccgctgcgattgtcacgaatttggccttcactggcagcctggtaacttacactcccaggtctttctctgcctctgtggtggatagtggagtgtttcccatgtggtactggtgtggtggatatcccttcactggtagcctggtaacttacactcccaggtctttctctgcctctgtggtggatagtggagtgtttcccatgtggtattggtgtgctggatatcccttcactggtagcctggtaacttacactcccag gtctttctctgcctctgtggtggatagtggagtgtttcccatgtggtattggtgtgctggatatcccttcactggtagcctggtaacttacactcccaggtctttctctgcctctgtggtggatagtggagtgtttcccatgtggtattggtatgctggatatcccttcactggtagcctggtaacttacactcccaggtctttctctgcctctgtggtggatagtggagtgtttcccatgtggtattggtgtggtggatatcccttcactggtagcctggtaacttacactcccaggtctttctctgcctctgtggtggatagtggagtgtttcccatgtggtattggtgtgctggatatcccttcactggtagcctggtaacttacactcccaggtctttctctgcctctgtggtggatagtggagtgtttcccatgtggtattggtgtgctggatatcccttcactggtagcctggtaacttacactcccaggtctttctctgcctctgtggtggatagtggagtgtttcccatgtggtattggtgtgctggatatcccttcactggtagcctggtaacttacactcccaggtctttctctgcctctgtggtggatagtggagtgtatcccatgtggtattggtgtgctggatatcccttcactggtagcctggtaacttacactcccaggtctttctctgcctctgtggtggatagtggagtgtttcccatgtggtattggtatgctggatatcccctcccaaggtgcaagactacatttttcttcattgaattgtag
- the LOC126996016 gene encoding uncharacterized protein LOC126996016 isoform X3, with amino-acid sequence MDDKMFNPSAAIVTNLAFTGSLVTYTPRSFSASVVDSGVFPMWYWCGGYPFTGSLVTYTPRSFSASVVDSGVFPMWYWCAGYPFTGSLVTYTPRSFSASVVDSGVFPMWYWCGGYPFTGSLVTYTPRSFSASVVDSGVFPMWYWCAGYPFTGSLVTYTPRSFSASVVDSGVFPMWYWCAGYPFTGSLVTYTPRSFSASVVDSGVFPMWYWCAGYPFTGSLVTYTPRSFSASVVDSGVFPMWYWCAGYPFTGSLVTYTPRSFSASVVDSGVYPMWYWCAGYPFTGSLVTYTPRSFSASVVDSGVFPMWYWYAGYPLPRCKTTFFFIEL; translated from the exons ATGGACGACAAaatgtttaacccgtccgctgcgattgtcacgaatttggccttcactggcagcctggtaacttacactcccaggtctttctctgcctctgtggtggatagtggagtgtttcccatgtggtactggtgtggtggatatcccttcactggtagcctggtaacttacactcccaggtctttctctgcctctgtggtggatagtggagtgtttcccatgtggtattggtgtgctggatatcccttcactggtagcctggtaacttacactcccag gtctttctctgcctctgtggtggatagtggagtgtttcccatgtggtactggtgtggtggatatcccttcactggtagcctggtaacttacactcccaggtctttctctgcctctgtggtggatagtggagtgtttcccatgtggtattggtgtgctggatatcccttcactggtagcctggtaacttacactcccag gtctttctctgcctctgtggtggatagtggagtgtttcccatgtggtattggtgtgctggatatcccttcactggtagcctggtaacttacactcccaggtctttctctgcctctgtggtggatagtggagtgtttcccatgtggtattggtgtgctggatatcccttcactggtagcctggtaacttacactcccaggtctttctctgcctctgtggtggatagtggagtgtttcccatgtggtattggtgtgctggatatcccttcactggtagcctggtaacttacactcccaggtctttctctgcctctgtggtggatagtggagtgtatcccatgtggtattggtgtgctggatatcccttcactggtagcctggtaacttacactcccaggtctttctctgcctctgtggtggatagtggagtgtttcccatgtggtattggtatgctggatatcccctcccaaggtgcaagactacatttttcttcattgaattgtag